The DNA segment CtttccaactataaatagaggctttcCAAGGACATTTGAAGATATCCcaagacatcccaactcatttcttctcttctttgcaagcaatcttctctctatgaaagtgtttgtgtgatacattcaaaaattgagagttgtttgtaaaaatagtttgtgaagttgttgtgctattgttgtaaacacttgagtgtgaagccaagtgtgttttgtgattgttgaggctatccttggagcccttaaggccaagtgttcgagttgtatcggcgcggtgatcgtgttgagttttacggctatccttggagtcatcaaggccaagagacgcggtgatcgtgttgttgTTCGAAGCTTTCGAattgctagtggatccttggttaatcgatcttaaccaagaagggagacgtagatgatttatcgtcgaacttccataaacatatcatatctcatttatcgctttatttactttacgcatttatttattttaagcatttatttaccgcatttattttttattgctttaagtcttccgcttgcataTTTGCATAAtctctttaaattgctaaagttgcctaTAGAACCtaattccccccccccccccccccccccaattaggttctaacaatgTTGATGCTGTGGTTTTTGAGGATTCACGGTCTTATGGAATTGGAATTATTGCTAGGGATGATAAAGGGGTTGTTCTAATAGCGAAAACACTCACTTTTGAAGGGACACTTAATTCTCATAACAGAATTATTGGCATTGAGATAAGGTCTTACTTGATATCAAAATATAAATGGCCAAATGTCATTTTAAAGACTGATGCTTGTAATGTTGTTGACTCAATCTACCAATCATATAAGCATCTCCAGAAGCCACTATAGTGCTTTTCATAAGTCAAGTCATTGAGTAGAATCAAAATATTTCTATCTAGTATTGTCGACGTTCCCCTAGATTCTTTATATTTAGTGAAAGGGAGAATCTTTTGTTTTTAATGACTTTTGTCCTCTTTTCCTAATTGCGTTTGTAAAGAAGAACGTTGTCGTTTTATTTATGAATTGGttcctaaaaaaaattattattgcactataattatataacatgtcgagtgtgtgtgtgtgtgtgtgtgttaaaGGACTATGTTATAATACAATCGTTCGCACAAACTTAAATaaggtaattaattaataatagttTAAAATAACCACAATTACAATGAAAATTAGAATCATTTTAAAAGTAcaatgatttttaatatttagtgAACACGTATACGAtccacaataaaaataaatgatttattaatttaaagcATTAAAAATTAATGTACGATATTATTGACCAGAGAAAACAAATTTTCAGAGCTAACTTATAGAAACGAAGCAAAGGGGCAATAGTCAATATATCTAAGGAGTAAACAAAGATGTTTCAAttgattcgttttgaattcTCGCATCCACAAGAGGAGATTCATCCATAAGTGACCGCAGCTCTATATAGTAATTTTGTAAAACGTCGATGTCTCGAATTTGGTTATCCAAATCTGCATCGGTGTCTCTACGAGTAGCATCCTCGTCCTAGTTTTCCGCCTTCCTTTTTCTGGTACTTATGGAAAAGTTTTAGAGCATCTGTTGTCGAGAGAGAAAGAATGTATTCATGCAAGCGTTGGAACTTGTTTCTCGTTTCCTCGGTTTCAACCATCTTTTCCTTTAATCCATGGGGAAGAAAAGCCATAGCAATATAACACAAAGTGGTAAACTAGACATGAAATTCAACGAACAAAGTAACTGACTAAGAAGAAGAagtcaatcaaatcaaatggaAGGTATAGAATCAACAAGCGACAGAAAGTGCAgaactcaaaattttaaaactatgCAATATCCTATATTCTAATCGTCGTGCCGTTAAAAAAATCACATAGTACAATGAGGATAAATGTTGCCCACTTGACCCCAACATAACAAAACACCTTAAGTAGCAAAATAAGTTAATAAAAGTTTTTGTAATTACACACCTAGTAATCCCTCTGGCACGACCCCAATTGTAGCCGATAGATACTGAATCCTTGAAGCCAATATTGAATCCTTCTTGTGCAAAAGCTTCCTTTCCAGCTATCAGACCATCTCGATAGCCAATCTAAGTGACCAGAAAACCAAAGATGTAGCATACCAAGAACCAAAGGATTaaagaaaaacataaataatgtcCTCTACTGCACATTAAACAAATGGTTTAACAATAATTGTGGTATACCGTATGGAATTGATCATGCCTCCTTTGCCACTCCCTATGCATATCAAATGGTTCCTTTAACATCTCAGCAGAGCTTCCATGAGAAGAAGCATAATCATACCACAAATCACCTGGTTCACTTTCTGAGGATATATACAGCAAAGTTTTCATTGTTCTTTCACGATAATGTTGAACCATTTATGTGAGAATTCTACTTTGAGATGTGGTGATAGAAGGAAAATCAATGGAGAAGGCATAATGAGACAAGTTCAGAAACAGTTCCAAAAATCTGAGGAATGCATAGAAATATTTCCACTGCACATACAAAACACTTGTATCCCCAGCAACGAAGTTCAAAGTTCAATGAACATGAGCGAGTATAATTTAACTTTTAGCTACCATTTGGCTAGATTTTTGCAATATTGTTTTCTAAATACGCAAAATTATTAGCTTTTTGTTTTTTACCCTCCTCTTTTCTTGTTAACATAAACTAGAAGCTGTTGAGAATGACAAAGAAAACAATGTGTGATTCGACCTAAAATCCGTACCAATAATATTTTCTCAATTCGATCTTAGGTTGGAACCAAAAAAAGAACGAACAAGAGGGATATGATAATCCAGAGGGAATATCTGGAACTTTTCTGATTCATTTGATATCACTGAATTAAAATAGAAACCATTTTTTGGGGGGAGGAAAGAAGGTTCTAAAATCCGTGAATACCCAACATGAATCTAGGGTCATACCAGTGTGCCAACCAATTCATGTGTGATAGAAACTTCTGTAAGATAAATGGTGGATGGTAAGCATGCTGGTGAATACCAATAACTTTTTACAGTTAGCATTTGATTggaagaaaaaaattatttgtatcCTTAATATAAGCACAAACATATGGTGCCATGATTGGTAGGTAGAATCAATTTCATGGTAACATTATTTCTTCAAGGAAATTGAAATCTGAGCTTCACTTAAACTAGCAATCTTTAGAGTTGCACCTAGACACACACCCAAACTAATCATAACCGATGCAAGAAGCTGAATACTGTAATAGCAAATTGCATTTGTCTTACCATGCAGATTTTGATAAGCTTGGGTTGAGGTTGATCCTATGTCTTCAATACAAGTCGACTGCACGACGCCGGAGTAGAGCTCTTTAGCTATTTTTTCATCCATCTATACATTGAAGAAAAACATCTATGAACAACTCCACATTAGAAAACTCAAACGTGAGTCGCACCACATAACATGATTTTGGAAAACTAATCACTTTTTTGGGGGAATGGAATGTTTCTTGGCTTTAAATGGAGAGGAACGACAAATTTTCACTCCATGGAAGCTGTGTGTAGAAGAAAGAGAAGAAATGAGCCCCCTCATTTTGAGGCATAAAAGCAGAA comes from the Henckelia pumila isolate YLH828 chromosome 1, ASM3356847v2, whole genome shotgun sequence genome and includes:
- the LOC140874060 gene encoding uncharacterized protein is translated as MDEKIAKELYSGVVQSTCIEDIGSTSTQAYQNLHESEPGDLWYDYASSHGSSAEMLKEPFDMHREWQRRHDQFHTIGYRDGLIAGKEAFAQEGFNIGFKDSVSIGYNWGRARGITSLPLCVILLWLFFPMD